The following coding sequences are from one Triticum aestivum cultivar Chinese Spring chromosome 5A, IWGSC CS RefSeq v2.1, whole genome shotgun sequence window:
- the LOC123106183 gene encoding uncharacterized protein — MSGRPMLQLWNEWATQILVLLSFTLQIFLFVFARTRRHGTSAVLRILLWLVYLMADSTAVYTLGHLSINGSPRKQKLAVFWAPFLLVHLGSQDTITGYALEDNKLWPRHLLNLGVQAFGVAYVLYKHIMEIPTSLGLATGLIFAIGLIKYAERIWALKCATLVSIRSSINNHRRLPNYDELSPQALRAEECDEEELLLFAQAMLPLCKGAISDSPVALFSFKVRGTGSLASIYEWKRWNWKATYKVVEMELSLMYDVIYTKAVVIHTWYGYLFRLVSPLATIAAFVMFQLSGNKNGYNRVDVVTTYILLVGAFLLDMASVFSTLGSTWSCSFLWTRGWSNLGLVILSLRRRVKAAGSRGWSGSIGQFNLLHFFSPDTYKIRSRVAKMMGLEDWWDKWRCSETLVISQDVKELVFKHVWQLVKKIHHPSAENEIESSPCENGMVGLMGMMPPMNDLPGFRPALYNETARRRERLDDALNFDAELQEVILTWHVFTNVFLLSIDTPKDAASSTYLKAIKALSDYMVFLVAVRPDMIPGLELRSMYESTVQDLRCICCPWGSHTSSIDSVKRLVSILQDRTHEDMGEACVTLWHGTLYARLMLELVDAGNGDKPGIISCYEDRDHVAMDKLERLMPDLEHSCNGAGGGVFDMPKALALILDAWVRLLVFASVQCSRDAHASQINRGGELMTVVWLMEEHANVFFKQPTPGGIESFLLQALC; from the coding sequence ATGTCTGGACGTCCGATGCTGCAGCTCTGGAATGAATGGGCGACCCAAATCCTTGTCCTACTCAGCTTCACACTGCAGATTTTCCTCTTTGTCTTCGCTAGGACCCGTCGGCACGGAACCTCCGCCGTGCTGAGGATCCTCCTGTGGCTAGTGTACCTCATGGCTGACTCCACCGCTGTCTACACTCTCGGCCATCTCTCAATCAATGGTTCGCCACGCAAGCAGAAGCTCGCGGTATTCTGGGCGCCCTTTCTCCTGGTGCATCTTGGTAGCCAGGACACCATCACCGGCTACGCCCTCGAGGACAACAAGCTCTGGCCACGCCACCTGCTAAATCTTGGCGTCCAAGCCTTTGGGGTTGCCTATGTCCTCTATAAGCACATCATGGAGATCCCCACCTCCCTGGGATTGGCTACCGGCTTGATATTCGCCATTGGTCTCATCAAGTATGCAGAAAGGATTTGGGCCCTCAAGTGCGCCACCCTGGTCAGCATCCGGAGCTCTATCAATAATCATCGGCGTCTCCCTAATTATGATGAGCTTTCCCCCCAGGCATTGAGGGCAGAGGAGTGTGATGAAGAGGAGCTCCTGTTGTTTGCTCAAGCCATGCTCCCTCTTTGCAAGGGTGCTATCTCTGATTCTCCGGTGGCTTTGTTTAGTTTCAAAGTTAGAGGTACAGGGTCACTTGCATCTATATATGAATGGAAGAGATGGAACTGGAAAGCTACGTACAAGGTGGTGGAGATGGAGCTCTCCCTCATGTATGACGTCATCTACACCAAGGCAGTGGTGATCCATACTTGGTATGGTTACTTGTTCCGTCTGGTTTCACCCTTGGCCACCATCGCCGCGTTCGTCATGTTCCAGTTAAGTGGTAATAAAAATGGTTACAACAGAGTCGATGTTGTTACCACGTACATCTTGTTGGTCGGGGCCTTCCTTCTGGACATGGCGTCGGTGTTCAGTACTCTGGGGTCGACCTGGTCATGTAGTTTCCTGTGGACCAGAGGCTGGAGTAATCTTGGTCTTGTCATCCTGTCTCTTCGTCGGCGTGTCAAGGCTGCCGGCAGTAGAGGGTGGTCAGGCTCAATTGGGCAGTTCAACTTGTTGCATTTCTTCTCCCCTGACACGTACAAGATAAGAAGCAGAGTGGCCAAGATGATGGGTCTGGAGGATTGGTGGGACAAATGGCGTTGCTCTGAAACCCTAGTGATTTCACAGGATGTCAAGGAGTTGGTGTTCAAACATGTATGGCAACTAGTGAAGAAGATTCACCATCCAAGTGCAGAAAATGAGATTGAGTCCTCACCTTGCGAGAATGGCATGGTAGGACTCATGGGGATGATGCCACCTATGAATGATTTGCCGGGCTTTCGTCCTGCACTATACAATGAAACTGCCAGGAGGCGCGAGAGATTAGACGATGCTCTCAACTTTGATGCCGAACTCCAAGAGGTGATCCTTACCTGGCACGTCTTCACAAATGTTTTCCTCTTGTCCATCGACACCCCCAAGGATGCGGCATCATCCACTTATCTGAAGGCGATCAAGGCCCTGTCAGATTACATGGTATTCCTCGTAGCGGTACGTCCTGACATGATACCCGGTCTTGAACTACGCAGCATGTACGAATCAACCGTCCAAGATTTGAGGTGCATATGTTGTCCATGGGGTAGCCATACTTCCTCTATAGATAGCGTGAAGAGGCTTGTCAGCATCCTGCAAGACCGCACGCACGAGGATATGGGAGAGGCATGCGTAACTCTCTGGCATGGGACTTTATATGCCAGGCTGATGCTGGAACTTGTAGATGCAGGCAACGGTGATAAGCCTGGCATCATATCTTGTTACGAGGATCGTGATCATGTCGCCATGGATAAACTGGAGCGTCTGATGCCAGATCTGGAACACTCATGCAACGGAGCCGGAGGTGGTGTGTTTGATATGCCCAAGGCGTTGGCGCTCATCTTGGATGCATGGGTGCGTCTGCTCGTCTTCGCTTCCGTTCAGTGCAGCAGAGATGCCCATGCCAGCCAGATAAACCGCGGCGGCGAGCTCATGACCGTTGTGTGGCTCATGGAAGAACACGCCAACGTGTTTTTCAAGCAACCCACCCCTGGCGGTATTGAATCTTTTCTGCTCCAGGCCCTCTGTTAA